In the Mesorhizobium sp. M1D.F.Ca.ET.043.01.1.1 genome, CCAGAAGCTCGCGGGTGTAGATGACGATCTGCGGCCCGAGAATGGCGGTGACGATGCCGCCCGCCAGCACGAAGGAAATGGCGCGCGCCTTGAATTCCGGCGGCGCGTTGTCGGCGGCGGCGAAGCGGAACTGCTGGACGAAGGCGCCGCCGACACCGATCACGCAGAGGCCGAAGGCGAACAGCCAGAAGCTCGCCTGAAACAGCGCCAGCGTCGCGATCAGGCCGCCGAGCGCGGTGATGATGGTGCCGGTCATGAAGCCGCCGCGGTGGCCGAGCCGGCGGATGATGGCGGCGGCCGGCAGCGCGCCGAGGGCCACTCCGAGATTGAAGCCGGTGACCGGCGCCGTCGCCAGGGATTTGTCGGGCCCGAGCAGATACTGTCCGGCAAGCGCGCCGAGCGAGATGGCGATCGGCGCGGCCGAGCCGACGATGGCCTGCGCGGCGGCGAGGAGCACTGCCGTGCGGCGCGCTTCCCAGCCAGCGCCAGCGACGAGCGCTGCAGCGGTCACGACGCGTCCTTGCCGCGACCTTCGCCACGCACACGGCGCGACACGCGATCGAGCACGGCGTTCACCAGCTTCGGCTCATCCTCCTCGTAGAAAGCCTTGGCGATATCGACATATTCCGAGACGATGACGGCCACCGGCACGTCCTCGCGCTTCATCAATTCATAGACGCCGGCGCGCAGGATGGCGCGCAGCGTCGAATCCAGCCGCGACAGCGGCCAGTCGTCGGTGAGCGCCTGGCGAATGACAGGATCGATGGTCTTCTGGTTCTCGACGACGCCAGTCAGGATGGCGCGGAACCACTGCGCATCCGCTTCGCGATAGAGCGCGCCATCGACTTCCTTGCCAAGGCGGAAGGCTTCGTATTCGGCGGTCGTCTCGAAGACGCCGCTGCCGGCCACATCCATCTGGTAGAGCGCTTGGACGGCAGCAAGACGGGCGGCACCGCGCTTGTTGGCGTGGCGCACCGTACCAGTCTGGGCAGGCCCGCTCACGATTGGGCTCCGAATTTCTCTTTGAGCGCGATCATCGTCAGCGCCGCGCGCGCTGCGAAACCGCCCTTGTCGCCTTCAGTCCGACGGGCGCGCGTCCATGCCTGCGCGTCGTTCTCGGTGGTCAGGATGCCGTTGCCGATCGCGATCGCTTCCTGCACGGAAAGGTCCATCAGCGCGCGGCTCGATTCATTGGCGACGATGTCGAAATGATAGGTGTCGCCGCGGACGATGGTGCCGAGCGCGACGAAGCCGTCATAATGCGTGCCGCCTTCAGCGGCGCCGTCCAGCGCGAAGGTGATGACGGCCGGTATTTCGAGCGAGCCTGGAACGGTGACGACGTCATAGGTGGCGCCAGCTTCGTCCAGCGCGCCGGTCGCGCCTTCGAGCAGCGCGTCGGCGAGGTCGTCGTGGAAACGCGCCTCGACAATAAGCAGATGCGCCTTCGCCTTCGGACGAATGAACGCTTTGCCGTGTTGGGATGTGCCTGCCATAAAAGTCTCCGGGCGGTTGCCGGTGACTTAGGCCGAAGCCGGGTTGATCGCAAGCGGAAGATGCTGTGGCGCAACGTTCTGTGACCAATCCGGCCGAGACGTCGCGCTCTCGCGGCAATCCCCGAGACTTTTGATCCAAGCCTCGGCCTCCTGGCGGTCAACCACTCGGCCAGCATCGACATCCACCAGCGGCTTAAGAGTCTTCCGTCGGCGACCGGCCGCCTTTCCGGTTCTGGTCGGACCATCACAGTCCTTCCTTCGCCGCCTCCGCCAGGCGCGCGGCGTAGCGCGCCATGGTGTCGATCTCGATATTGACGCGGTCGCCGGCCTTGCGCTCACCCCAAGTGGTGACGCTCAGCGAATGCTGGATCAAAAGCACGTCGAAGCGCGTGCCTTCGACCTTGTTGACGGTGAGGGAAGTGCCGTCGAGCGCGACCGAGCCTTTCGGCGCTATGAATTTCGCCAGATGCCGCGGCGCTTCAAGCGTGAAGCGCACGGCATCGCCCTCTTCCTTGCGCTCGACGATCTCGGCGGTGCCGTCGACATGACCGGAGACGATGTGGCCGCCGAGCTCGTCGCCGATCTTCAGCGCCCGTTCGAGGTTTATCCGGGTGCCCGACTTCCAGCTCGACGCGTTGGTGAGCCTCAGCGCTTCTTCCCAGGCTTCAACCTCGAACCAGCGGGCGTTCGAGCCCTGCTCGGGCAACGCCGTCACAGTCAGGCAGACGCCGCCGCAGGAGATCGAGGCGCCGATGGCGATGGTTTCGGGATCGTAGGCGGTGTCGATGCGCAGACCCACGCCTTCGCTGAGCGGCTTCACATTAGCGACAGTGCCAACATCCGTGACAATTCCAGTGAACATCAGATCGTATCTTCCAGCTTGAGCATGATCTTTTCCAAAAACCGGCTCCCGCTTCTTGGAATCATGGTCGTACCCACTCGGCGTAGCTGTCTTCGCCGAAGCGCATCTCGCGCAGTTTGCGGAACCCGGCCGGGATATGGTCGGCATCGATGGGCGATGCAATGCCGCCCTCGCCGATCGCATCCGGGCCCTGGAACAGGACGATGCGGTCGACCAGCTCCTCATCCAGGAAGGCTTTGCCGACCTGGGCGCCACCTTCGACCAGCACGCTTGCCATGCCTAGCGCTGCCAGATCCTCCAGCAATTCCGGCAAAGCGACAACGCCCCCATATGTCTCGGTGCCGATGAAGCGCACGCCGGCGCGTTCTAGAGTTGCCCGCCGATGCGGATCGGCCTCGAGGCAAGCCGCGACATAGAGCGGAACGCGGTCGACGCCGGATACCAGCTTCGAGGTCTCCGGCAGCCGGATCTGGCGATCGAGAATGATGCGCGCCGGCGAGCGGTTCTCCAGCCCAGGCAGGCGCACGGTCAGCGCCGGGTCGTCCTCCAGCGCGGTGCCGATGCCGACCAGGATGGCATCGGCCTCGGCGCGCATCATATAGACTTCGCGCCTGGCGATCTCGCCGGTGATGGCGACCTGCCCGGCGCCTTTCCTGCCGATCTTGCCGTCACTCGATAGCGCAAGCTTCAGGATGACTTCCGGGCGTTTCTTCAACGATCGAATCAAATAGCCGGCCATCTGCTCGGCAGCTTCGGCGGCGAGCACTTTGTCCACCACCTCGATGCCGGCGGCGCGCAGGATGGCATAGCCCTTGCCGCAGACGCGCGGATCCGGGTCGCTCGCCGCGCCCACGACGCGCGCGATGCCCGCATTGACCAGCGCGTTGGCGCAGGGCGGCGTGCGGCCGTGATGGGCGCAAGGCTCCAGCGTGACGTAGGCGGTGGCGCCGCGCGCAAGCTCGCCCGCCTCGGCCAGCGCCTCGGTCTCGGCATGCGGCCGGCCGCCGACGGCAGTCACACCGGTACCGATGATCATCGGGCCGGCGCCGTCGTCGCGCACGATGATGGTGCCGACGGAAGGATTGGTCGAGGTGCGGCCGGCGTTGCGGCGCGACAGCCTGATGGCCGCCGCCATGAAACGGCGGTCAAGGACCGCTTGATCGGCCTCGCTCGGTTGAGGTTTGGCCATGATCAGCCGGCGTCCTCTTCGCTCTTTTCCTCGTCGCCCTTCAGCTCGCCCAGCAACTCATGAAAATCCTTGGCCTCGCGGAAATTGCGATAGACCGAGGCGAAGCGGACATAGGCGACGTCGTCGAGCGATTTCAGCGCCTCCATGACCAGGCGGCCGACCTCGCCCGAGGCCACTTCCGTCTCGCCGGAGCTTTCGAGCTGCCGCACGATGCCGGTCACCGCGCGGTCGATGCGCTCGGGATCGACATTGCGCTTGCGCACTGCGATCTCGACCGAGCGCAAAAGCTTGTCGCGATCGAACGGCACCTTGCGGCCCGACTTCTTGATGACGACGAGGTCGCGAAGCTGCACCCGTTCGAAGGTGGTGAAGCGGCCGCCGCAGTCCGGACAGACGCGGCGCCGGCGGATCGCCGCGCCATCCTCGGCGGGACGCGAATCCTTCACCTGCGTATCTTCGGACTGGCAATAGGGGCAGCGCATGGAGAGCCTTCGGTTCGCGATTCTCGGGTGGCGGAAAGGCTTAGAGCCTTTTGTGCCTCAGAGATAGCGAGGCGCGAGGAAGATTGCCAGCGCCGCCAGCAGCCACACGGCGATGCCGCCCAAGACGGCCAGCCGGTAGTCGACCCTGTCGACGAACAGCCAGCAGGCACCGAGGAAGGCGAGATAGGCCGGGATCGTCTTGACGCCGGCAAGGCAGGCCTCGCGAAAACCAGGCATGTTGCCTTTGGAGCCAACGGCGAGCAGCGCGATCACCGCAAAGGTCGGCGCCAGCGGCAGGATGCCGGGCAGCACGTTGCCGCGTTTGGAAGCCCAGACGATCAACGCCGTGACCAAACCGCCGACCGCGCCCTTCCAGACAATATCCATGAGCTGCCCCTGCCCCGGCCGTTCGCGTTACGGCGCGACGTCCTTGGTCGGGAAGCCGCAGGACGCGCCGAGATTGCGATAGGCCTTGGTGAAACCGTCCATCGGGATGCTGGCGACGGTCTGCTTGCCGAAAACGACATCGAGCGAGGTGACTTTGCGCATGGCGCGCAGCAAGGCAAGGTTGGTCTTGGCCTGGTTGTCGACCGTCCAGCTGGGACGGCCGTTGACGGCGGCGTTAGAATAGACTTTCGCGGAAACCTTGACGCCGGGATCGCCGAAGGTCGCGGCGATGTTCTTGCCGGTCGGCAGGTCCTTGTTGTCGACGGTGATCATGATGGCGGGATAGGCATCGGGCGGCAGGGCATCGCCGGTCGAGATCGACAGCGTGAGGGTGCCGGCATTACCGATGCCGTCGACGAAAGCCGCGGAGGCCGCGCAGGTCTTGTGCGCATCCTGCCCGGTATCGAGCGTGTCAACGAGGGTGGTCCACCTGCCGAAGGTGCTGGTGGCCGGCACACCCGAATCCGGCCGTGCCTGCTCCTGGGCGACCGCGCCGGGCATGGCGAAAGCTGCCAGCAGGCCGAAAAGAGCAAGGGCGGCGAGACGGAAAATGCGCATCATCAAGTCTCCAGTTCGGAGCGCCGTTCAATCAGGACGGCGCTCCGCCGGCGGATAAAAGATGACGCGCGGCGCGCGGTCAACCGAGATAGGGGTAGAGCGGGAAGCGATCGGTCAGCGCCGTGACCTTGGCCTTGACCGCGGCCTCGACAGCGGCATTGCCTTCGTCGGAATTCGCCACCTTCAGCCCGTCCAGCACCTCGGCGATCAGCTTGCCGATCTCGCGGAACTCGGCCTGGCCGAAGCCGCGCGTGGTGCCGGCGGGCGTGCCGAGGCGGACACCGGAGGTGACGAAGGGCTTTTCCGGATCGAAGGGGATGCCGTTCTTGTTGCAGGTGATGTTGGCGCGGCCGAGCGCCGCCTCGGCGCGCTTGCCGGTGGCATTCTTCGGACGCAGGTCGACCAGCATCAGATGGTTGTCGGTGCCGCCCGAGACGATGTCGAGGCCGGTTTCCTGCAGGCTGGAGGCCAGCGCCTTGGCGTTGGCGACGATGCTTTCGGCGTAGGCCTTGAAGCTCGGCTTCAGCGCCTCGCCGAGCGCCACCGCCTTGGCGGCGATGACATGCATCAGCGGGCCGCCCTGAAGTCCCGGGAAGACCGCCGAGTTCATCTTCTTGGCGATCTCCTCGTCGTTGCACAGGATCATGCCGCCGCGCGGGCCGCGCAGCGACTTGTGCGTGGTCGTGGTCACGACATGGGCGTGGGGCAGCGGCGACGGGTGCATGCCGCCGGCGACGAGACCGGCGATGTGGGCCATGTCGACCATCAGATAGGCGCCGATCGAATCGGCGATCTCGCGGAAACGCTTCCAGTCCCAGATGCGCGAATAAGCGGTGCCGCCGGCCAGGATCAGCTTCGGCTTGGTCTCATGTGCCGTCTTCTCGATCGCGTCCAAGTCGAGCAGGTGGTCGTCCTTGCGCACGCCGTAGGAGACGACCTTGAACCACTTGCCGCTCATGTTGACCGGCGAGCCGTGGGTCAGATGGCCGCCGGAATTCAAGTCGAGGCCCATGAAGGTGTCGCCGGGCTGCAAGAGCGCCAGGAACACGGCCTGGTTCATCTGGCTGCCGGAGTTCGGCTGGACGTTGGCGAAGTTGCAGCCGAAGAGCTTCTTGGCGCGCTCGATGGCCAGTTCCTCGGCCACGTCGACGAACTGGCAGCCGCCATAGTAGCGCTTGCCCGGATAACCCTCGGCATATTTGTTGGTCATGATCGACCCCTGCGCTTCGAGCACGGCGCGGGACACGATGTTTTCCGAGGCGATCAGCTCGATCTCGTGGCGCTGGCGGCCAAGCTCGTTGCGGATGGCGCCGAAAATTTCCGGATCGGCGTCGGCAAGCGTGGTCTCGAAAAAGGATTCGAATTTGCTGGAGGCTACCGCTGCATCTGACATGGCTTGCTTTCCCTTGGGGCCGGAGGTCTGCGAGGTGCCGGGCCATTAACACAGTTGTTTGGAACCCGCCACGTTTACGGCGCGAAATTTGCTGGCCGGATTGCGCCAAGCAAATCGGCTGAACCGTTATTTCCTGTCCTGCCGGCTTTTGAGCAGGGCTTCGGTCAGCGTGATCTCGGAGAGCAGTGCCCGCATCGTGTGGTCATTGATTTCGCGGCTGCGGAACATGGCGCGCACGGCGGCGCGCTCCGCCTCGATGCCGGCGTGTCTCAACTCCAGCTCCAGCCGTCCCGCTTCGCGCGCCTCGGCGCGCGCTTCATCGGCTTCGTCGGAGGCCGCGATCCGGCGGCGATAGCCGGCAACGATGCTGTCTGCGACGGCAAGCCGGGCTTCCGCCAGTTCCCTCTCGCCGCCTTCATTGGCGAGACTTTCTATCCTGGTGATCGCCGCGTTGGCGGCGCCGACACGCGCCCGCCGCTCCTCGGCCGCGGCCGGATCCGCGCCCGGCTCGACCAGCCCGCGCGCGATCCTCGGCAAAGCAAGGCTGGCGATGACGAGCGAACAGATGATGACGCCGGCGGCGAGGAAGATCACCACGTCTCGCGCCGGAAAGGGCGAGCCGTCCTGCAGGGCGAGCGGCAGCGACAGGATGCCGGCGAGCGTGATCGCGCCGCGCACGCCTGCCACCGATCCGGCAAGCCTGACGCGGAAACCAAACGGTTCGGCCTTGCGCTGGCCCAACCGGGCGGCGATCCCCGCCGCCATGTCGCCGATCCAGATCCAGAGGAAGCGCAGGCCGACCAGGCAGAGCGTCAGGAGCAACACGGTCAGGGCCGGCTCGAACAGCCAGTGGCGGCTGGTGAGCTCCGGCGGAACCTTGCGGATGATGTCGGGCAACTGCAGGCCGAGCAGGATAAAGAGCGCACCGTTGAAGATGAAGGCCAGCGTCGACCACAACGACATCGCCTGAATGCGTGCCGAGACCGACAAAAAGCGGAAAATGCCAGAGGTCCCGGTGAGCAGGCCGGCCGTGACCGCCGCCAGGATGCCGGAGGCGCCGACATGCTCGGCGATGAGGTAGGCGACGAAGGGCAGCAGGATCATGACCAGCACCTGCGCCTCCGCCGGCGTGCCGCCGATGCGGCCGAGGATCTGCAGTGCCTTGGCGGCGATGAATAGCGCCGCCACGCCGGCAAGGATGCCGGCGGCTACGGCATAGAGGAAGGTCAATGAAGCGGCGGCGAAGGAGAAGCTGCCAGTCAGCGCCGCCGCCGTCGCGAAGCGGAACATGACCAGGCCGGAGGCGTCGTTGAGCAGGGATTCGCCTTCCAGTATGTGCATCAGCCGCGCCGGAACGACGTTGCGGTCGACGATCGAGGA is a window encoding:
- a CDS encoding GlpM family protein; translated protein: MDIVWKGAVGGLVTALIVWASKRGNVLPGILPLAPTFAVIALLAVGSKGNMPGFREACLAGVKTIPAYLAFLGACWLFVDRVDYRLAVLGGIAVWLLAALAIFLAPRYL
- a CDS encoding riboflavin synthase, coding for MFTGIVTDVGTVANVKPLSEGVGLRIDTAYDPETIAIGASISCGGVCLTVTALPEQGSNARWFEVEAWEEALRLTNASSWKSGTRINLERALKIGDELGGHIVSGHVDGTAEIVERKEEGDAVRFTLEAPRHLAKFIAPKGSVALDGTSLTVNKVEGTRFDVLLIQHSLSVTTWGERKAGDRVNIEIDTMARYAARLAEAAKEGL
- the nrdR gene encoding transcriptional regulator NrdR, which encodes MRCPYCQSEDTQVKDSRPAEDGAAIRRRRVCPDCGGRFTTFERVQLRDLVVIKKSGRKVPFDRDKLLRSVEIAVRKRNVDPERIDRAVTGIVRQLESSGETEVASGEVGRLVMEALKSLDDVAYVRFASVYRNFREAKDFHELLGELKGDEEKSEEDAG
- the ribH gene encoding 6,7-dimethyl-8-ribityllumazine synthase → MAGTSQHGKAFIRPKAKAHLLIVEARFHDDLADALLEGATGALDEAGATYDVVTVPGSLEIPAVITFALDGAAEGGTHYDGFVALGTIVRGDTYHFDIVANESSRALMDLSVQEAIAIGNGILTTENDAQAWTRARRTEGDKGGFAARAALTMIALKEKFGAQS
- the nusB gene encoding transcription antitermination factor NusB, which translates into the protein MDVAGSGVFETTAEYEAFRLGKEVDGALYREADAQWFRAILTGVVENQKTIDPVIRQALTDDWPLSRLDSTLRAILRAGVYELMKREDVPVAVIVSEYVDIAKAFYEEDEPKLVNAVLDRVSRRVRGEGRGKDAS
- the ribD gene encoding bifunctional diaminohydroxyphosphoribosylaminopyrimidine deaminase/5-amino-6-(5-phosphoribosylamino)uracil reductase RibD, yielding MAKPQPSEADQAVLDRRFMAAAIRLSRRNAGRTSTNPSVGTIIVRDDGAGPMIIGTGVTAVGGRPHAETEALAEAGELARGATAYVTLEPCAHHGRTPPCANALVNAGIARVVGAASDPDPRVCGKGYAILRAAGIEVVDKVLAAEAAEQMAGYLIRSLKKRPEVILKLALSSDGKIGRKGAGQVAITGEIARREVYMMRAEADAILVGIGTALEDDPALTVRLPGLENRSPARIILDRQIRLPETSKLVSGVDRVPLYVAACLEADPHRRATLERAGVRFIGTETYGGVVALPELLEDLAALGMASVLVEGGAQVGKAFLDEELVDRIVLFQGPDAIGEGGIASPIDADHIPAGFRKLREMRFGEDSYAEWVRP
- the glyA gene encoding serine hydroxymethyltransferase; its protein translation is MSDAAVASSKFESFFETTLADADPEIFGAIRNELGRQRHEIELIASENIVSRAVLEAQGSIMTNKYAEGYPGKRYYGGCQFVDVAEELAIERAKKLFGCNFANVQPNSGSQMNQAVFLALLQPGDTFMGLDLNSGGHLTHGSPVNMSGKWFKVVSYGVRKDDHLLDLDAIEKTAHETKPKLILAGGTAYSRIWDWKRFREIADSIGAYLMVDMAHIAGLVAGGMHPSPLPHAHVVTTTTHKSLRGPRGGMILCNDEEIAKKMNSAVFPGLQGGPLMHVIAAKAVALGEALKPSFKAYAESIVANAKALASSLQETGLDIVSGGTDNHLMLVDLRPKNATGKRAEAALGRANITCNKNGIPFDPEKPFVTSGVRLGTPAGTTRGFGQAEFREIGKLIAEVLDGLKVANSDEGNAAVEAAVKAKVTALTDRFPLYPYLG
- a CDS encoding Na+/H+ antiporter, with product MDVAVFILVVLAFVALSGALVRLVRVPLPVLQIAMGAALAWPARGLHVEIDPELFLLVFIPPLLFGDAFAAPKRELIELRGPILDLAIGLVFFTIVGFGYALHWLVPSIPLVVAFALAAVLSPTDAVAVSSIVDRNVVPARLMHILEGESLLNDASGLVMFRFATAAALTGSFSFAAASLTFLYAVAAGILAGVAALFIAAKALQILGRIGGTPAEAQVLVMILLPFVAYLIAEHVGASGILAAVTAGLLTGTSGIFRFLSVSARIQAMSLWSTLAFIFNGALFILLGLQLPDIIRKVPPELTSRHWLFEPALTVLLLTLCLVGLRFLWIWIGDMAAGIAARLGQRKAEPFGFRVRLAGSVAGVRGAITLAGILSLPLALQDGSPFPARDVVIFLAAGVIICSLVIASLALPRIARGLVEPGADPAAAEERRARVGAANAAITRIESLANEGGERELAEARLAVADSIVAGYRRRIAASDEADEARAEAREAGRLELELRHAGIEAERAAVRAMFRSREINDHTMRALLSEITLTEALLKSRQDRK